Proteins co-encoded in one Pseudorhizobium banfieldiae genomic window:
- the acnA gene encoding aconitate hydratase AcnA yields MAKSLDSFNCRSVLTVGGKDYVYYSLPKAEANGLPGVSKLPFSMKVLLENLLRHEDGRSVTKEHILAVAEWLNNKGTVESEIAYRPARVLMQDFTGVPAVVDLAAMRDAMVSLGGDPEKINPLVPVDLVIDHSVIVDEFGTPTAFARNVELEYERNGERYRFLKWGQQAFENFRVVPPGTGICHQVNLEYLGQTVWTKDEDGETIAYPDTCVGTDSHTTMINGLGVLGWGVGGIEAEAAMLGQPVSMLLPEVIGFKLTGKLKEGVTATDLVLTVVQMLRKKGVVSKFVEFFGPGMDNMPLADRATIGNMGPEYGATCGFFPVDGETINYLTMSGRTRERIALVEAYSKAQGMWREGDGSELVFTDTLELDLGDVVPSMAGPKRPEGRIALENIASGFASALEADYKKPGQLDTRYAVEGADFDLGHGDVAIAAITSCTNTSNPSVLIAAGLLARNAVAKGLKTKPWVKTSLAPGSQVVGEYLAKSGLQTDLDKLGFNLVGFGCTTCIGNSGPLPAPISKTINDKGLIVSGVLSGNRNFEGRISPDVQANYLASPPLVVAYALAGTVQKDLTKEPIGEDQNGNPVYLKDIWPTSHEIQEFILKYVTRELYESKYADVFKGDENWQAVQVPPGQTYAWDDDSTYVQNPPYFVGMGKTGTGLKDIKGARILGLLGDKITTDHISPAGSIKAASPAGSYLMEHGVGVADFNQYGTRRGNHEVMMRGTFANIRLRNHMLGPNGKEGGYTIHYPSKEEMSIYDAAMKYKEEGVPLVIFAGVEYGNGSSRDWAAKGTNLLGVKAVIAQSFERIHRSNLVGMGVVPFVLEEGTSWASLNLKGDETVTIEGLEGPIKPREWKTARITYGDGSVKEVNILCRIDTLDEVTYMNNGGILQTVLRDLAA; encoded by the coding sequence GTGGCTAAATCTCTCGACAGCTTCAATTGTCGCTCCGTCCTTACCGTGGGCGGCAAGGACTATGTCTACTACAGCCTGCCCAAGGCGGAAGCGAACGGTCTACCCGGCGTTTCGAAGCTCCCCTTCTCGATGAAGGTGCTGCTCGAAAACCTGCTGCGCCACGAGGACGGACGGTCCGTTACCAAGGAGCATATCCTTGCCGTCGCCGAATGGCTCAACAACAAGGGTACGGTGGAAAGCGAAATTGCCTATCGTCCCGCTCGCGTACTAATGCAGGACTTCACCGGTGTGCCGGCCGTGGTTGACCTCGCTGCGATGCGCGACGCCATGGTTTCGCTCGGCGGCGACCCGGAAAAGATCAACCCGCTGGTCCCGGTCGACCTCGTGATCGACCACTCCGTCATCGTCGACGAGTTCGGCACGCCGACCGCCTTCGCCCGCAACGTCGAACTTGAGTACGAGCGCAATGGCGAACGCTACCGCTTCCTGAAATGGGGGCAGCAGGCGTTCGAGAACTTCCGCGTGGTCCCTCCAGGCACCGGTATCTGTCACCAGGTCAACCTCGAGTATCTCGGCCAGACCGTCTGGACGAAGGATGAGGACGGCGAGACGATTGCCTATCCGGACACTTGCGTCGGCACCGACAGCCACACCACCATGATCAACGGCCTTGGCGTTCTCGGCTGGGGTGTTGGCGGCATCGAGGCGGAGGCGGCAATGCTTGGCCAGCCGGTCTCCATGCTCCTGCCGGAAGTCATCGGCTTCAAGCTCACCGGCAAGCTGAAGGAAGGCGTCACGGCGACCGACCTCGTGCTGACCGTGGTACAGATGCTGCGCAAGAAGGGCGTCGTCTCGAAGTTCGTCGAGTTCTTCGGACCGGGCATGGACAACATGCCGCTCGCCGACCGTGCGACCATCGGCAACATGGGCCCGGAATATGGCGCCACCTGCGGCTTCTTCCCGGTCGACGGCGAAACCATCAACTACCTTACCATGTCCGGCCGTACCCGCGAGCGGATCGCGCTGGTGGAAGCTTATTCCAAGGCTCAGGGCATGTGGCGCGAAGGCGATGGCTCCGAGCTCGTCTTCACCGATACGCTTGAACTGGACCTCGGCGACGTCGTGCCGTCCATGGCCGGCCCGAAGCGTCCGGAAGGCCGCATCGCGCTCGAGAACATCGCCTCCGGCTTCGCCTCTGCCCTTGAGGCAGACTACAAGAAGCCGGGCCAGCTCGACACGCGCTATGCGGTTGAGGGCGCGGACTTCGATCTCGGCCATGGCGACGTCGCGATTGCTGCGATCACGTCCTGCACCAACACGTCCAACCCCAGCGTGCTCATTGCCGCAGGCCTGCTGGCCCGTAATGCCGTTGCCAAGGGCCTGAAGACCAAGCCGTGGGTGAAGACTTCGCTGGCGCCTGGATCGCAGGTGGTCGGAGAATACCTTGCAAAGTCCGGTCTGCAGACGGATCTGGACAAGCTCGGCTTCAACCTCGTCGGCTTCGGTTGCACGACCTGCATAGGCAATTCCGGTCCGCTGCCGGCGCCGATCTCCAAGACGATCAACGACAAGGGCCTGATCGTATCGGGCGTTCTTTCCGGCAACCGCAACTTCGAAGGCCGCATCTCGCCGGATGTCCAGGCGAACTACCTGGCCTCGCCGCCGCTCGTCGTCGCCTATGCTTTGGCCGGCACGGTGCAAAAGGACCTGACGAAGGAGCCGATCGGTGAAGACCAGAACGGCAACCCTGTCTACCTGAAGGACATCTGGCCGACCTCGCACGAGATCCAGGAGTTCATCCTGAAGTACGTCACGCGCGAACTCTACGAGTCGAAGTATGCGGACGTGTTCAAGGGCGACGAGAACTGGCAGGCCGTTCAGGTGCCGCCGGGGCAGACTTACGCTTGGGACGACGACTCCACCTATGTCCAGAACCCGCCCTACTTCGTCGGCATGGGCAAGACGGGCACCGGCCTCAAGGACATCAAGGGCGCCCGTATCCTCGGTCTCCTTGGCGACAAGATCACCACCGACCACATCTCGCCGGCCGGTTCGATCAAGGCGGCCTCGCCGGCAGGTTCCTATCTCATGGAGCATGGCGTTGGCGTTGCCGACTTCAACCAGTACGGCACGCGCCGCGGCAACCATGAGGTGATGATGCGTGGCACCTTCGCCAACATCCGCCTTCGCAACCACATGCTCGGCCCGAACGGCAAGGAAGGTGGCTACACAATCCACTATCCGTCGAAGGAAGAGATGTCGATCTACGACGCGGCCATGAAGTACAAGGAAGAAGGTGTCCCGCTCGTCATCTTCGCCGGCGTCGAATACGGCAACGGTTCGTCCCGTGACTGGGCCGCGAAGGGTACCAATCTTCTCGGGGTCAAGGCTGTGATTGCGCAGTCGTTCGAGCGTATCCACCGCTCGAACCTGGTCGGTATGGGCGTCGTTCCGTTCGTCCTTGAGGAAGGCACCAGCTGGGCCAGCCTCAACCTCAAGGGCGACGAAACGGTGACGATCGAGGGGCTGGAAGGTCCGATCAAGCCGCGCGAATGGAAGACGGCGAGGATTACCTACGGCGACGGCTCGGTGAAGGAAGTGAACATTCTCTGCCGCATCGATACTCTCGACGAGGTCACCTACATGAACAATGGCGGCATCCTGCAGACCGTTCTCCGCGATCTGGCTGCCTGA
- a CDS encoding septation protein A — protein sequence MQIESDTKATPEEKHHPMLKFALEIGPLLVFFFGNIRGEWLAETFPALDVVGGPLLIATALFMVATVISLIVSKIVFKHLPVMPFVSGVVVMVFGSLSIWLQDETFIKMKPTIVNTLFGVVLLGGLLFGKALLGYVFNAAFNLDEMGWKKLTLRWGIFFLFLAVLNEVVWRNFSDDFWVNFKVWGTMPITLAFTFAQLPLIMRHTIPDAVAEAEK from the coding sequence ATGCAGATCGAAAGCGATACCAAGGCCACACCGGAAGAAAAGCATCATCCGATGCTGAAGTTCGCGCTCGAGATTGGACCGCTCTTGGTCTTCTTCTTCGGCAACATTCGCGGCGAATGGCTGGCGGAAACCTTCCCGGCCTTGGACGTCGTCGGCGGTCCGCTCCTGATTGCGACCGCGCTCTTCATGGTCGCGACGGTCATCTCGCTTATCGTCTCGAAGATCGTCTTCAAGCACCTGCCGGTCATGCCCTTCGTTTCCGGTGTCGTCGTCATGGTCTTCGGCTCGCTGTCCATCTGGCTGCAGGACGAGACCTTCATCAAGATGAAGCCGACGATCGTAAACACGCTCTTCGGCGTCGTCCTGCTCGGGGGGCTGCTGTTCGGCAAGGCACTGCTCGGCTACGTCTTCAACGCTGCCTTCAATCTCGACGAGATGGGCTGGAAGAAGCTGACCCTCCGCTGGGGGATCTTCTTCCTTTTCCTCGCAGTGCTCAACGAAGTCGTCTGGCGCAACTTCTCCGACGACTTCTGGGTCAACTTCAAGGTCTGGGGCACCATGCCGATCACGCTCGCCTTCACCTTCGCGCAGCTGCCGCTGATCATGCGCCACACCATCCCCGACGCCGTCGCGGAAGCCGAGAAGTGA
- a CDS encoding DUF2585 domain-containing protein yields the protein MAATPSSWSPWSRRWLLVAVTLFVLQLVVLYAMGRIPICECGYVKLWEGGVNSSGNSQHLSDWYTPSHIIHGFLFYGLAWLLFRRAPLTARLSFAVLIEAAWEVLENTPMVIDRYRTATMALGYSGDSILNSAMDTVFMTIGFLAASRLPVWLTVAIAIGFELLTGWIIRDNLTLNVLMLLWPLDAVREWQAALG from the coding sequence GTGGCCGCTACTCCATCGTCGTGGTCACCGTGGTCGCGGCGGTGGTTGCTGGTGGCCGTCACGCTCTTCGTGCTTCAGCTCGTGGTTCTCTACGCCATGGGCCGCATCCCGATTTGCGAGTGCGGCTACGTCAAGCTCTGGGAAGGCGGGGTGAACTCTAGCGGCAATTCCCAGCACCTGTCGGACTGGTACACGCCGTCCCACATCATACACGGCTTCCTGTTCTACGGCCTCGCTTGGCTGCTGTTCCGCCGGGCGCCGCTGACGGCGCGGCTTTCGTTCGCGGTGCTGATCGAGGCGGCATGGGAGGTGCTGGAAAACACGCCGATGGTGATCGACCGCTACCGCACCGCCACCATGGCGCTCGGCTACAGCGGCGACAGCATCCTCAATTCGGCGATGGATACCGTCTTCATGACGATCGGCTTCCTGGCCGCTTCGCGTCTGCCAGTCTGGCTAACGGTTGCGATTGCCATCGGCTTCGAACTCCTGACCGGCTGGATCATTCGCGACAACCTGACTCTCAACGTGCTGATGCTGCTCTGGCCGCTCGATGCGGTGCGCGAGTGGCAGGCGGCGCTGGGCTGA
- the mtaB gene encoding tRNA (N(6)-L-threonylcarbamoyladenosine(37)-C(2))-methylthiotransferase MtaB has product MSGVEVITFGCRLNTYESEVMRAEAEKAGLNNAVLVNTCAVTGEAVRQARQAIRRARRDNPHARIIVTGCAAQTEKQTFADMAEVDAVLGNEEKLTATSYRSLPDFGVSAEEKLRVNDIMSVKVTAPQMVKHIDGHVRAFIQVQNGCDHRCTFCIIPYGRGNSRSVPMGAVVAQARKLVQSGYREIVLTGVDATSYGADLPGEPTLGLLAKTLLKQVPDILRLRLSSIDSIEADSHLWDLIADEPRFMPHLHLSLQHGDDLILKRMKRRHSRADALGFVAQARRLRPEITFGADMIAGFPTETEEMFEGAARLAEEADISFLHVFPYSPRPGTPAARMPQLDRALVKERAARLRARGDALHRAHLDRMVGSVQTIIVEMNGMAHTENFSLVAAPGLVPREIRRVIITGHNGKHLDMEVAPALAA; this is encoded by the coding sequence TTGAGCGGCGTCGAGGTCATCACCTTCGGCTGCCGGCTCAATACTTATGAGTCGGAAGTGATGCGGGCCGAGGCGGAAAAGGCTGGGCTCAACAATGCCGTGCTCGTCAATACCTGCGCCGTGACAGGGGAGGCGGTGCGCCAGGCACGCCAAGCCATCCGCCGCGCTCGGCGCGACAATCCGCACGCCCGCATCATCGTCACCGGCTGTGCGGCGCAAACCGAAAAGCAGACCTTTGCCGACATGGCCGAGGTGGATGCAGTGCTCGGTAACGAGGAGAAGCTGACAGCTACGTCCTACCGCTCTCTTCCGGATTTCGGCGTTTCGGCGGAAGAGAAGCTGCGCGTCAACGACATCATGAGCGTCAAGGTGACCGCGCCGCAGATGGTGAAGCACATCGACGGGCATGTGCGCGCCTTCATCCAGGTGCAGAACGGTTGCGACCACCGCTGCACCTTCTGCATCATACCCTATGGCCGCGGCAATTCCCGTTCGGTGCCTATGGGTGCGGTCGTTGCTCAGGCCCGCAAGCTGGTGCAGAGCGGCTATCGCGAGATCGTGCTGACCGGCGTGGATGCCACCAGCTACGGCGCCGATCTTCCGGGGGAACCGACGCTTGGGCTCCTCGCGAAGACCTTGCTGAAGCAGGTGCCGGACATCCTGCGGCTGCGCCTGTCCTCGATCGACAGCATCGAGGCGGACAGCCACCTGTGGGACCTGATCGCCGATGAACCGCGCTTCATGCCCCACCTACACCTGTCGCTGCAGCATGGCGACGACCTGATCCTGAAGCGGATGAAGCGTCGGCACAGCCGCGCGGATGCACTGGGTTTCGTTGCGCAGGCACGGCGGTTGCGGCCCGAGATCACCTTCGGCGCGGACATGATCGCCGGCTTCCCGACGGAGACCGAGGAGATGTTCGAAGGCGCCGCACGCCTTGCGGAAGAAGCAGACATCTCCTTCCTGCACGTCTTCCCCTACAGCCCGCGTCCTGGCACGCCGGCGGCACGTATGCCGCAGCTCGATCGAGCCTTGGTCAAGGAACGGGCTGCGCGTCTGCGTGCTCGCGGCGATGCGCTGCACCGGGCCCATCTCGACCGCATGGTCGGAAGCGTTCAGACGATCATCGTCGAGATGAACGGCATGGCGCATACGGAAAACTTTTCGCTGGTCGCAGCGCCCGGGCTTGTTCCCCGCGAGATCCGGCGCGTTATCATTACCGGCCACAACGGCAAACATCTGGATATGGAGGTTGCGCCGGCACTGGCGGCGTAA
- the ccmA gene encoding heme ABC exporter ATP-binding protein CcmA yields MRLTAEKLAARRGEDLLFSDISFELGAGEGLILIGRNGSGKSTLLRVVAGLLRPEFGQVRWSSSSTDDAIRASEACHYLGHRNAMKAELSVQENLAFWKEFCGDFGGGEGVSVAEAAEQVGLGGIAHLPFGYLSAGQQRRMAFAKLLVSYRPVWILDEPTAALDTRAEATFADLIRQHLARGGILLAATHQPLGIEGMQELRMTGFAGVAEEFAA; encoded by the coding sequence ATGCGGCTGACAGCCGAAAAGCTTGCGGCCCGGCGCGGGGAAGACCTGCTTTTTTCGGACATTTCCTTCGAACTCGGCGCAGGTGAAGGACTTATCCTCATCGGCAGGAACGGCTCCGGCAAGTCGACGCTCCTGCGGGTAGTGGCGGGCCTGCTTCGCCCAGAGTTCGGTCAGGTCAGATGGTCCTCCTCCTCGACAGACGATGCGATTCGGGCCAGCGAAGCCTGCCACTATCTCGGCCATCGCAATGCAATGAAGGCGGAGCTGTCGGTGCAGGAGAACCTCGCCTTCTGGAAGGAATTCTGCGGGGATTTCGGCGGCGGCGAGGGCGTTTCGGTCGCCGAGGCCGCCGAACAGGTAGGCCTCGGCGGCATTGCTCATCTTCCCTTCGGCTATCTCTCCGCAGGACAGCAGCGCCGCATGGCCTTCGCCAAGCTTCTCGTCTCCTACCGCCCGGTCTGGATCCTCGACGAACCGACTGCCGCCCTTGACACCAGGGCGGAGGCGACCTTTGCCGATCTCATCCGCCAGCACCTGGCCCGTGGCGGCATTCTTCTCGCCGCAACCCACCAGCCGCTCGGTATCGAGGGGATGCAGGAACTGCGGATGACGGGGTTTGCCGGTGTGGCAGAGGAGTTCGCGGCATGA
- a CDS encoding heme ABC transporter permease, which yields MTESLAITKFSDLANPTRFLNLSGRILPWLGCLTAGLFAVGLYLSFTTEGDYQQGETVRIMYVHVPAAWLSMMCYTVMALSAIGTLVWRHPLADVSHKAAAPLGAAFTLIALATGSLWGKPMWGTWWVWDARLTSVFVLFLMYLGLIALNRAMDDPSKAARVSAVLILVGFVNIPVIKFSVEWWNTLHQPASVVRLDGPTIDPEFLIPLLVMAFAFTFLFFTLHLMAMRNEIWRRRITAQRRMAARMASRES from the coding sequence ATGACCGAAAGCCTCGCCATCACAAAGTTCAGCGACCTCGCCAACCCGACCCGCTTCCTGAATTTGTCGGGGCGGATCCTGCCTTGGCTGGGCTGTCTGACCGCCGGCCTCTTCGCGGTCGGCCTCTATCTCAGCTTCACGACCGAAGGCGACTACCAGCAGGGCGAGACCGTGCGCATCATGTACGTGCACGTCCCGGCAGCATGGCTGTCGATGATGTGCTACACGGTGATGGCGCTTTCGGCCATCGGCACGCTGGTCTGGCGTCATCCGCTTGCCGATGTCAGCCACAAGGCCGCCGCCCCGCTCGGCGCAGCCTTCACGCTGATCGCGCTCGCGACCGGATCGCTCTGGGGTAAGCCCATGTGGGGCACGTGGTGGGTCTGGGACGCGCGGCTGACTTCGGTCTTCGTGCTTTTCCTGATGTATCTCGGCCTGATTGCGCTGAACCGGGCGATGGACGACCCGTCGAAGGCCGCACGGGTCAGCGCCGTGCTCATTCTCGTCGGCTTCGTGAATATCCCGGTCATCAAGTTCTCGGTCGAGTGGTGGAACACGCTGCACCAGCCGGCGAGCGTCGTGCGGCTGGATGGCCCGACGATCGATCCGGAATTCCTGATCCCGCTGCTGGTGATGGCGTTCGCCTTTACCTTCCTCTTCTTCACGCTGCACCTCATGGCGATGCGAAACGAGATCTGGCGCCGCCGGATCACGGCGCAACGACGCATGGCGGCGCGCATGGCGAGCCGGGAGAGCTGA
- the ftsY gene encoding signal recognition particle-docking protein FtsY, with amino-acid sequence MALGFIKKVFTFGKEKPIEQQAPEEHLTPAQAAAIEAEVEPHSREEDLPVSPVDPVAPVEMETAGGPAADDARDVVEPVEPEPADEEPSEEELPPLLPGAEENTEIGIVPLSLLEAESEAGTESSPVSEPVLPKGFTTRVDEVPEPEVVAPRMTWYQRLRAGLARTSSQLTGQITALFTKRKLDEETLEDLEDLLIQSDLGVETAMRITGALSAERYGKDVTGEDVSRIMAAEISKVLSPVAKPLQLDLNHKPHVILVVGVNGTGKTTTIGKLAAKLSGSGLKVMLAAGDTFRAAAIEQLKIWADRTGSEFIGTRLGADAAGLAYDAFEQARAKKSDVLIIDTAGRLQNKAELMAELEKIVRVLNKLDPDAPHTVLQTLDATTGQNALQQVEIFRNVAGVSGLIMTKLDGTARGGILVGIAAKHKLPVYFIGVGEGVDDLEPFEADDFAKAIAGLTH; translated from the coding sequence ATGGCACTAGGCTTCATCAAAAAGGTCTTCACCTTCGGCAAGGAGAAGCCGATCGAGCAACAGGCGCCGGAAGAGCACCTGACGCCGGCGCAAGCCGCTGCGATCGAAGCGGAAGTTGAGCCGCATTCGCGCGAAGAGGACCTGCCGGTTTCGCCGGTCGACCCGGTGGCGCCGGTTGAGATGGAGACGGCCGGCGGCCCGGCTGCCGATGACGCACGGGATGTCGTGGAGCCAGTCGAACCCGAGCCGGCAGATGAAGAGCCATCGGAGGAAGAACTGCCGCCCCTTCTGCCCGGCGCCGAAGAGAACACGGAAATCGGCATCGTGCCGCTGTCGCTGCTTGAGGCGGAGAGCGAGGCCGGTACGGAAAGCTCGCCGGTGTCCGAACCCGTTCTGCCGAAGGGTTTCACCACCCGGGTCGATGAGGTGCCGGAGCCGGAGGTCGTGGCACCTCGGATGACCTGGTACCAGCGCCTGCGGGCTGGTCTTGCCCGTACCTCCTCCCAGCTTACCGGGCAGATCACCGCTCTATTTACCAAGCGCAAGCTGGATGAGGAAACGCTGGAAGACCTGGAGGACCTGCTGATCCAGTCCGACCTCGGCGTGGAAACCGCCATGCGCATTACCGGTGCCCTGTCGGCCGAACGGTATGGCAAGGATGTCACCGGCGAGGATGTCTCCCGCATCATGGCCGCCGAGATCAGCAAGGTGCTCTCACCGGTCGCCAAGCCGCTGCAACTCGACCTCAACCACAAGCCGCACGTCATTCTCGTCGTCGGCGTCAACGGCACGGGCAAGACCACAACGATTGGCAAGCTCGCGGCGAAGCTCTCGGGATCGGGGCTGAAGGTCATGCTGGCCGCCGGAGATACGTTCCGTGCTGCCGCCATCGAGCAGTTAAAAATCTGGGCGGATCGCACCGGCTCGGAATTCATCGGCACCAGGCTTGGCGCCGATGCCGCCGGCCTTGCCTACGACGCCTTTGAACAGGCGCGGGCGAAGAAGTCAGACGTGCTGATCATCGACACAGCCGGGCGCCTGCAGAACAAGGCGGAGCTGATGGCGGAACTCGAAAAGATCGTCCGCGTGCTCAACAAGCTCGATCCGGACGCACCGCATACGGTCCTGCAGACGCTCGATGCTACCACCGGGCAGAATGCGCTGCAGCAGGTGGAGATCTTCCGCAATGTTGCCGGCGTCAGCGGCCTGATCATGACCAAGCTCGACGGGACGGCGCGGGGCGGTATCCTCGTGGGCATCGCGGCCAAGCATAAGCTGCCGGTCTATTTCATCGGCGTCGGAGAGGGCGTCGATGATCTGGAGCCTTTCGAGGCGGATGATTTCGCCAAGGCCATTGCCGGTCTGACGCATTGA
- a CDS encoding DsbE family thiol:disulfide interchange protein: MTSEIDKAPARRRGIGRYLLALIPLAVFAGFALVAGKMLYDQDVNGRDISAIPSALIGQKAPSLALPALEGSNTPALTDAAIDGKLTLVNVFASWCVPCRQEHPFLKELAKDERLTVVGINYKDRNDNALRFLGELGNPYDAIGVDPNGKAAIDWGVYGIPESYLVGTDGTILYKKVGPFDERSLTQELLPAIEKAASGT, from the coding sequence ATGACCAGCGAGATCGACAAAGCACCCGCCCGCCGGCGCGGCATCGGCCGGTATCTCTTGGCGCTCATACCGCTGGCCGTCTTCGCGGGCTTTGCCCTCGTCGCGGGCAAGATGCTCTACGACCAGGACGTCAACGGCCGCGACATTTCCGCCATTCCCTCCGCGCTGATCGGCCAGAAGGCGCCATCACTGGCCCTGCCGGCTCTCGAAGGTTCGAACACGCCAGCGCTTACGGATGCGGCGATCGACGGCAAGCTGACACTCGTTAACGTCTTCGCCTCCTGGTGTGTCCCCTGCCGGCAGGAGCATCCTTTCTTGAAGGAATTGGCGAAGGACGAACGGCTGACGGTGGTCGGCATCAACTACAAGGACCGCAACGACAACGCGCTGCGCTTCCTCGGCGAGCTCGGCAATCCCTATGATGCGATCGGCGTCGATCCGAACGGCAAGGCCGCCATCGACTGGGGTGTCTACGGCATTCCGGAAAGCTATCTTGTCGGGACGGACGGGACCATCCTCTACAAGAAGGTCGGTCCGTTTGACGAACGCAGCCTGACGCAGGAACTGCTGCCGGCCATCGAGAAAGCCGCCTCCGGAACCTGA
- the dapF gene encoding diaminopimelate epimerase yields the protein MADQVEFARMNGLGNKILVVDMRGRTDTVTPQAAIALNADPATQFDQIMAIHDPKAEGTDAWIDILNSDGSKAQACGNGTRCVVQALAAETGRKAFTFQTVAGILNAAEHEDGSISVDMGKPVFAWNRIPLSEEFFDTSRIELQIGPIDAPVLHSPSAMSMGNPHAIFWVDKDPMAFDLERFGPLLENHPMFPEKANITLAQVTSKGSLRTRTWERGAGLTLACGSAACAAAVSAARTGRTGRRVEIDVASSSIRQPLVIEWRDDDHVIMTGPAEWEWSGKVDPATGCFNRDLEPENHGQGAQAN from the coding sequence ATGGCAGATCAGGTCGAATTTGCAAGAATGAACGGGCTTGGCAACAAGATCCTCGTCGTCGACATGCGCGGCCGGACGGACACGGTCACGCCCCAAGCGGCGATTGCCTTGAATGCCGATCCTGCAACGCAGTTCGACCAGATCATGGCAATCCATGATCCGAAGGCCGAAGGCACGGATGCCTGGATCGACATCCTGAACTCGGATGGCTCCAAGGCGCAGGCCTGCGGCAACGGCACACGCTGCGTCGTGCAGGCGCTCGCCGCCGAAACGGGGCGCAAGGCCTTCACCTTCCAGACAGTTGCTGGCATCCTGAACGCCGCCGAACACGAGGACGGGTCGATTTCCGTCGACATGGGCAAGCCGGTCTTCGCTTGGAACCGGATCCCGCTGTCGGAGGAATTCTTCGACACGAGCCGCATCGAACTGCAGATCGGCCCGATCGACGCGCCAGTCCTGCATTCGCCCTCGGCCATGTCGATGGGCAACCCCCATGCGATCTTCTGGGTCGACAAGGACCCGATGGCGTTCGATCTCGAACGCTTCGGGCCGCTTCTCGAAAACCACCCGATGTTCCCCGAGAAGGCAAACATCACGCTGGCCCAGGTCACCTCGAAGGGCTCTCTGCGCACCCGCACGTGGGAGCGTGGTGCCGGCCTGACGCTCGCCTGCGGTTCGGCTGCCTGTGCGGCCGCCGTCTCCGCCGCCCGCACCGGCCGTACTGGTCGCAGGGTCGAGATCGACGTCGCCTCCAGCTCTATCCGCCAGCCGCTGGTGATCGAGTGGCGCGACGACGATCATGTCATCATGACCGGGCCTGCGGAATGGGAATGGTCGGGCAAGGTCGATCCCGCCACCGGCTGCTTCAACCGCGATCTGGAGCCGGAAAACCACGGGCAGGGGGCTCAGGCGAATTGA
- the ccmB gene encoding heme exporter protein CcmB — protein sequence MMSLLLRDLKLSVRAGGGALIGVLFFMTVVAVIPFGVGPDLNLLSRIGPAIVWIGALLAALLGLDRLFQTERDDGSLDLILMQEHPLVLTVLVKCLAHWLANSLPLVIASPLLGLFMNMSEVAIGAVAVTLLVGTPALTFIGAVGAAVAVSLPRGGLLVSILVLPLAIPVLIFGVSASYAAVQDPAPFMPPFLILLAITMFFAVIGPLGASLALRNASD from the coding sequence ATGATGTCCCTGCTGCTCCGCGACCTGAAGCTGTCCGTGCGTGCCGGCGGCGGCGCCCTGATCGGCGTCCTCTTCTTCATGACCGTCGTCGCGGTCATTCCGTTCGGGGTTGGCCCCGACCTCAACCTGCTCTCCCGCATCGGCCCGGCCATTGTCTGGATCGGGGCGCTCCTCGCGGCGCTGCTCGGGCTCGACCGCCTCTTCCAGACGGAGCGGGACGACGGCTCGCTCGACCTGATCCTGATGCAGGAGCACCCGCTGGTGCTCACCGTGCTGGTCAAGTGCCTCGCCCACTGGCTGGCCAACAGCCTGCCGCTGGTGATCGCCTCGCCGCTTCTCGGCCTGTTCATGAACATGAGTGAAGTCGCCATCGGCGCGGTCGCCGTGACTTTACTCGTCGGCACGCCTGCCCTCACCTTTATCGGCGCCGTGGGAGCCGCGGTCGCGGTAAGCCTGCCGAGGGGCGGTCTGCTGGTATCGATCCTCGTTCTGCCGCTCGCCATACCGGTGCTGATCTTCGGCGTCAGTGCATCCTATGCGGCGGTCCAGGACCCTGCCCCGTTTATGCCGCCATTCCTGATATTATTAGCGATCACGATGTTTTTCGCAGTTATCGGCCCGCTCGGTGCATCGCTTGCTTTGCGCAACGCGAGCGATTGA
- the ccmD gene encoding heme exporter protein CcmD: MGHDFYIAVSYGVSGLIIALMLGWIWLDGRARQRELAELEASGIRRRSSAPVKDGAA, encoded by the coding sequence ATGGGCCACGATTTCTACATCGCAGTATCTTATGGCGTCTCGGGCTTGATCATCGCGCTCATGCTCGGTTGGATATGGCTGGACGGGCGTGCCCGACAGCGGGAGCTTGCGGAACTGGAAGCCTCCGGCATCCGGCGGCGCTCCTCTGCACCCGTCAAGGATGGCGCCGCATGA